Within Scomber japonicus isolate fScoJap1 chromosome 18, fScoJap1.pri, whole genome shotgun sequence, the genomic segment taagcacacacacatgtctgaGTATAGCCACATTTCTGTTTCCTCAGCCATCCTCCCTAAAAGCAAGGCAGAGGATTCTCAGGAAGGAAACATACCCGTCCCACATTTCAAGAGGAAAAAACAGGAAAGTGTGGGAGCCTACATACGTCGCATGGATAATGAGACCAAACATGTCCTCTTCCTTACCAAGAACCAAGTAGAAAGAAAACCTGAGCTGGATGCAGACAAACAAGAGAAGTCTGTAGACAAGGGCAAGtcggagaaaaagaaggagtgAGTACACTTTGACAAGAAGTTTTGGTTTTTTAACTGGTTATTTGTGATTGTGCTAATATGGGATTTCAATAAAGGGTGTTGCCAACCAAATCggttaaaaatgtaatctgtcATCTTTGGTTACGACCTCAGCTGTAATACATCAAAAAGTCACATGATTTTCCTtggaaacatgtttaattataaACAACTCTTCACTGGATACgtttcacatttcacacaaaaataGTTCATTGACAGTGACCACATCAAAAACAATAGGAAATAGactaaaacacagaaatgtaaaagttaTTATAATTCTTGGATGATATTTACAACATGtctgatttattttatctttgcCATCCTGCCACAGGTATGACAAAGCCAGATTACAAAAGCAACAGCTGAAAAAGTTGGACAAACAAGAGGACTGGATGGAAAAAGAGATGTTCATAGGTAATGTAAGCTTTTATGTCTGCAAAGGTTACCACTATAAATGATGACATGTAGCACTTCTTACCTCTTACCTCTGCATGTTGACTGGCTTAATTTTAGGTGCATTTAAAATAGTTAGGACAGGAAGTGGGTTACACCTCTTTGATGCATTGTACCTTCATGCAGTGTGAgtgtaaagatttaaaaatatatataggaGTAATGTGCTCAGTGCTGCAATAATTTgatggtgtttgtgtgcatgtcaaGGAAGAGATTATTGCAGTAGTCCACACAGAAAGGAATTCATTATAATGCTACACAATAGCTATTTAATTACCAGTAGCTACCAGCAGACTGGCAGCAAGTGATAGTTTAGCTAAAAGCTATGATGTTGAGTAGCTAATGGCCCCTACGCAAAACAATGCTGTGAAACTAGGAGTGCTCGAGACGGTCTGTGGCTGGTGCTTCTTTGACTCAGAATGTCTTGAGAGCTCCTACAGTTTTGCGGCACTGTTTAGACAAGCATAAAAGCACACATATAGTGTGCATATCTACACTTGATAAGGACAAACATGAGTCATTTCGTCCGAGCCATCACATCAGATATTTTATAACATGACTATTTTGGTACAAACATTTACCCACTAGTTTGACAGATCGTCTTCCGAGATTTACTCACCAAATGGAAAATCTACCCAGATTAGGCGGGTTTTAATTTATGACTTCTTTTCCCCCTATACTCTCTTCTTCCATGTTTAGCTTTTTATTCCTGCTTTAATTCTGGCTCGCTGTACATTTTTTCTCTTGGCTTCTTTGGTATCCCCTGTTTTCTTATCTTTTGCTCTTCCAATGATAGCTGCTGTAGAGCCATAACCTCCTAAAGTACATATAAGGAAAGTCAGCATTTAATTTAAAGGGGTCCTCAGGAATAACGTTGATAATGCCGTTGCctgattttattgctttttatgAATATCAACGTACTCTGTTGCCTCCAAATAGCCAAAAATGCgatacatttttcttcttgAATCAATTTAGATAAGTTGAAAAGACTTGATATAAAGCTTATTTGTACtgatataatgttttttaaaattttatagAGGATGTCCCTTTCGGTGAAGTTACGATGGCACCACCTTCTCTGAGCGCCAAACCCAAGAAAGCTCCGATCAAACCTCAGGTAATCTGCTATTGAGTGATCACTTGTCAATATTCTTAAAGCTTGAGTAAGTAGTTAActgttgtttctcttttctaCTTCTAACCACCAGAAGGACCTGCTTCTCAACTCTCTCTTAGGCCACACAGTGGCCTCCACAACCAAGCCCTCTATGGCCAGACAGAGAATCATGGAGGAAGAGCGGGTGCGAGCAGTGGAGGCCTACCGTCACctgaagaaacagaaacagcagcaggacaAGGCCAGGATCATTGGTCTGGAAAAACTCAAGAACCATGAGTGATTTCTCATGGCGCTCACCTCAAGAACTATATTTTCCTCAATTGCAGTCAGGTGTCAGTGATTGTGGGCAGCAGTGTTCAGATACTGACATAGATTGTATTCATCAGCAAGACTGTGCGTGTTATGTAGGTCTTGAACTGAAATGCTAGTGTGTGGGAGCTCACCGCAATGTAGGTACCTGCCAGGAAAAGCAGCAGACATTTGCATCAACAGGGTGCAGTACCAGGTAACAATATTTACCTGCTGCTTT encodes:
- the ccdc137 gene encoding coiled-coil domain-containing protein 137, with product MGKNKKNKINQSGKQSDKAGQHQSDKKLKRDGKHKKAKEEDHLEHIPFRLREIMKSKDKMKAGSLKAKKIKDSILPKSKAEDSQEGNIPVPHFKRKKQESVGAYIRRMDNETKHVLFLTKNQVERKPELDADKQEKSVDKGKSEKKKEYDKARLQKQQLKKLDKQEDWMEKEMFIEDVPFGEVTMAPPSLSAKPKKAPIKPQKDLLLNSLLGHTVASTTKPSMARQRIMEEERVRAVEAYRHLKKQKQQQDKARIIGLEKLKNHE